GACGGATGCGGAGCTGCGTGCGTGTCACCGCGGCCCTGTTCCCGTGGATGGGGCCGGGGGAACCCGGCTGTGGATCGGAGGTTTGGGGGGGCGTCTGGTGAGCCGTCTGAGCGGGGTTTGGGGGTCAGGGAGCAGCCCCCGAGCTGCAGATGGAGCGCGTTGCGTCGTGCTGGTCCCATGCCTGGCTTTGACTCCTAGGAAACGGCCGGCGCAGACCCTGCACGACCCCTCGGTGGGCTTTCCGAGCACCGGGGCTTCCTCTGAGCAGGGAAGTGCTGGTTGAGGTCCCGGACAGCAGCACAGTCTGCTGTGCCCCGTGTGCGTTGGTTTGTGTTTTAACAGCGATCTTTGGATAGGGAAGGGTGGGGACATGCTGTACTGGGGGTGCAGCGGTTCCCCTCTGCCTGGTTTCCAGGCACGGCTTCCTGCACAGTGCCTAAATCAGCACACTGCAGCGCTGACCCCACCACGTGCTACAGAGCAGGGGATGTTCGTGCTCAGCAGGTCTGAACCCAAGGAAATGGGTGACTTCCCCACCCTGTGCCCAGCTCACCTGAGCACTGCCACAGGGACAGGATTTAGGCAGTGGAGGGGAAGCACAGAGGCTGctcagtcacagaatcattaaggttggaaaagacctctcatgtcctcagcccacccccaccatgcccactgcccacgtccctcagtgccacatccccacagttcttgaacacatccagggatggtgactccaccaccacctcctctcTGGTCCCACGCAGCGGAATGGAACTGATGTGTTCCCAATCTGCTGCTGGGCTCCTCATGCCTTCCTGCTTCCCACCAGGTCTCCCAGCAGGACGCCTGCAGGATGGCGAGATGGCTGCCCCGCTCCACGGACCTGACCCGCTTCTGCCAGAAACTCAACAGAGTGAAAACCTTGGAGGCCGACATGATGGAGACGTCCTTCAACAGGTGCCTTTCCACCATCGATTTGACACTGCTGGGCATCGGGGGCATGGTGGGCTCTGGGCTTTATGTCCTCACGGGCACCGTGGCCAAGGAGATCGCCGGCCCTGCCGTCATCGTCTCCTTCATCATTGCTGGCTTCGCCTCCCTCCTGGCTGCTCTCTGCTATGCTGAGTTTGGGGCCCGGGTGCCCAAGACGGGCTCTGCCTACATGTTCACCTACGTGTCTGTGGGTGAGATTTGGGCTTTTCTCATCGGCTGGAACGTGTTGTTGGAGTACATGATCGGGGGCGCAGCGGTGGCCAGGGCTTGGAGCGGTTACCTGGACTCCATCTTCAACCACAAAATTAAGAACTTCACCGAGACCCACGTTGGCTCCTGGCAGGTGCCCTTCCTGGCTCACTACCCTGACTTTCTGGCGGCTGCCATCTTGCTGGTGGCTACCGCCTTCATCTCCTTTGGGGCCAAAGTGTCCTCCTGGCTCAACCACGTCTTCTCGGCTATCAGCATGGGTGTCATCCTCTTCATTCTCATCATGGGCTTTGTTCTCGCACAGCCCAAGAACTGGAGTGCCCAGGAGGGAGGCTTTGCCCCCTATGGGCTGTCAGGCATCATGGCTGGCACAGCCACCTGCTTCTACGCCTTTGTGGGCTTCGATGTCATCGCAGCCTCCAGCGAAGAAGCCAGGAACCCACAGAAGGCCGTCCCCAGGGCCATTGCATTCTCCTTAGGGTTGGCCACCGGTGCCTACATCCTTGTGTCCATGGTGCTGACGTTGATGGTGCCCTGGCACACACTGGATCCCGACTCTGCCCTGGCTGACGCCTTCTACAGGAGGGGCTATTCCTGGGCAGGATTCCTGGTGGCTGCCGGCTCCATCTGTggtgagtgtgtgtttgtgggtGGAGGTGGGAGAGCACGGGGTCGGGAGCTGGTTTGGTTGGGGCCCACTCTCACGTGGGGCCTTTTTCTCTGCCCACCCCTCAGCGATGAACACGGTCCTGCTGAGCAACCTCTTCTCCCTGCCACGCATCGTCTACGCCATGGCCGAGGATGGGCTCTTCTTCCAGGTGTTCTCCCGGGTGCACCCGCGCACACAGGTGCCTGTCATCGGCATCGTGGTCTTTGGGCTGCTCATGGCCCTGTTGGCCCTCGTCTTTGATCTGGAGGCTCTGGTGCAGTTCCTGTCCATTGGTACGTTGCTGGCCTACACCTTCGTGGCTGCCAGCATCATCGTGCTGCgcttccagcagcagaaggcGGATGGCCCCGCACAGCCAGCCGGCAGCCAGCCCAACACTGAGCAGCGTGAGGGCATCGCTGCCCCCGAGCTGAAGGAGTACGAGTCCTTCTCTGACAAGCTGCAGCTGGTGGGGAGTGACAAGAGCAAGGAGCACCGCGAGCCAGGGCAGCTAAAGGCAGCCTTTGAGCCCTACCTGGAGTTTCTCAGTGACTTCTACCCGGGTGAGGTGGTCACGGTGGCTGTAGTGACCCTGATGGTGTCTGCCGTCTGCCTCTGCTCCATCTTGGTGTTTGGCAACACTCACCTCCACCTGCCCACCTGGAGCTACTCCCTGCTGCTGGTCCTCTTCAGCCTGGGCTTCGTGCTCAGCCTCCTCCTCATCTGGGCGCATGAGCAGCAGCGCAGCACCCAGACCTTCCAGGTGGGTCCCTGGCTGATGTTAGTGGGAAGATGTTGGGGGCAGATTCTTTATTCGGAGGGTATTGAGGCTCtgggccaggctgcccagagagctgtgggtgctccatccccagccaTGCTCcaggccatggatgggccctgggcagcttgagtGGGTGGGAGCCACCAGCTCAGGGCAGGGTTTGGGGCTGGGGGATGCTGCAAGGCCTCTCCCAACCCAGttatgctgtgattctatgactggcATGGGGTATTGGTGTCAGCAGCGTCACCTGGGTTTGGGTGGGAGGCTGTCCTGTGGCACAGCCATTGCTGGCAGCCCCTTCCCACTAGCTCCATCTCTTGCAGATCCCCCTGGTTCCCCTGTCTCCAGCGCTGAGCATTGTCCTCAACATCTATCTCATGCTGAAGCTCAGCTACATGACATGGCTCCGCTTTGCCATTTGGCTCATCCTTGGTGAGTGCTCCCAGAACCCAGAAACCATCTCTCCTGGTGAGACAGAAGCACCTGCTGCAGGTCCTGGGCCAGGAAAAGCCAGGACATCTGTGCTAGggtttgtgctgctgggtgGGCATGCTGACCTCCTTCTCCCTCACTCCAGGCCTGCTCGTCTACTTTGGCTATGGCATCTGGCACAGCAAGGAGAACCTGCGGGAGCCAAGACCACAGCGTGTCAGCGCCCGCTACGTGGtgttccccagcagcagcctggaggagacggtgcaggcagtgcagcccagctctcagcctgctgccGGGCTGCCGGACACCGACACCACCGAGGACAAGAGATGACGCCCATGGGAGGGGGCCCTGTGGCTCTGGCAGTGCCCACCCACCCTCTGgacccctctgctctgcctgacCCCTGTGCGGCGAGGGCTGCCCGGGTGCGGGGCTCCATCCAGGCATGCTGCTCACTCTTCCCTGCAGAGCGTGGTGGAGCTGGCCCTTTCTCTCCCAGCACTGGGGAGCAGCTCTCTGCCCCCATCCCTAGTGCCCGCCGTGCTCAGAGGGATCCTCATCCCCTGCGCCCACCCAGATGCCATGCAGCAAATCCCCTTgttccagccccactgccctGCATGGATGGAGGATGGAAACAGGCAGCATGCCCACCCCAGCCTCATCCTGgcttctgctgcagccctgctgagccttgtgctgctgttccttctgCCTGACCCTCTCTGGGGCTTTTCCCCTTCAATGCCAGCACTGAGAGGCACAAGGAGCAGCCAGGGCTGAGGAAGGGAcatggcagcaggcaggcagagaCCTCGTTTGTAGGCAGGGCCATGGGAAGGGTGGCACAGCTTGTGTTGTTCCCCTgtgcccagcagctgccacacCTCTAGGCTTGGGTGCTGCCTTTCCCTGTCTCCCAGGGGCTCAGTGGATGCTTTTTGGTGTCATTCCCCCAGGTGCAGGTTTTAGAGggtgctggaagaggctgccaaACCCTTCAGGCTTTGCAATTCAgaccccctgccctgcagcatcccagcatTCTCCTATGGGTTCATGCCCTGGTAGAAGCTGCTCCTGTCCCCTGCCTAGTCCCCCTGGGGGCTCTACACCCCTGCACAGTGCCCACGTCCTGCTCCCCCAACTCTGTCACTGCTGCCCAACCCCTGCCCTACTGCGGCCCTGCTTGGCGCCTCCGTGTAGTGGTTGTGAGCAACGGGCTGACCTGATCACCCCCATAAACGCTGGTTCTGCAATGGCTCTGGGTGCATGTGCTGTGTTCCCCTCATAGCCCACTTTTTCCCAGCAGTGAATGGGTTTTGGCCAGAGCTTGTGGGCTTGGGACAGGGAGTTGGAGCCCTATGGGTGCATAGAAGCATTGAGCCCCAGTTCCAGCTGCAGgaacagagctgagcagagcgGTGTCCTGGCATTGGGTCTGTGCTGTTGCCCCAGAGCTGAGAGAACATGCAAACCCAGCGTCAATGATGTGAATTAAAAGCAAGCCACGGGATACCTGCGTGGGCCCAGCATGGGTGATGTTCTGCATTGTTATGTGAGCTGTCGGTGCTTAACCAACCCAAATGCAGTTGTAAGAAGGCAGAGAATCAATGCTCACCTGTAAGAGTGATAGCGGCCATGGGGACCACgtgggctgtgtgtgggtgGGGAGTTGAGGTGGCTGCAGGGAATTAAGGATGGAGATGTGATTAGTGGCAGCCTGGGAGGGGCAGTGCCCTCTGCAGCACCATTGGGTTGGTTAGAGCCCTTACCCAGGGCTATAGGATTGGTTGGTTCTTCTGTTCCATCCCAAGGAGCAATCCTACAATGATTTGTTCcttaaaagaaacagcattttttttttctggggctCGTGGAAGTGATCTAATCAGCCCAGCTGGATTGCGTGGAGATCAGTCTaattgcagtgctgcagcacagaggtaTGTAGGTCAGAGTGGTATAAGGGCTCTGGAAAACTGACACGGCTTTGGAGGTCACGGGGCAGCTCACAAGTACTGTAGGCCAGGCTCTGCTTGGGGCTGCTGCATGGGTGAGCATCCCCGCTGCAATGGggagtgctgcagcactgagctttgGGGCCTTTTCCAACCCTGTGGTTCTCAGCCATCTGCCACCCCCCTCCCCGCAtagaggagctgcagggctggctgcaagTAATCCACTCATCATCCCACGTGAGCCTCCCATCCTCCCATGCACACAGCCTGAGGATGAGGTAAGCACTGTGctcatccccagcagcactgaatcTCCTCCTTCCCTGGGCCTGAGAAAGCAGGACAAACTGGTGCACCAACCCCAGGTGAATGCATTCCCTCATCCCCAGCATGGGAAAATCAGGCTGAGTATTGTAATAGAGGTGAAAGCACTCACAAAAGCATTCCTCTGTGCTGGtggagcagctcagagctgtgctgcaggctgctcagctccagccctgccccaaATGATCCTTATTAGTAGCTGAGCATTTTGTGATCACCAGCATGACTTGCATGAGAGCTGGTTCACGTGGAAGTGGCCCACGAGTCTGCTGGGAACATGAAGGCTCACCTGCCACAAACAATCAGAGCAGACCAGGAGTGCTGCAAGGAGACAGGCTGCTGGTCTGCAGCGAGGTGGAGAGGAGTAAGGCTGCAAGCAGACCCtaatcaaaacaaaagctgcCCCAACAACAAAGGGGAAATGATCAGTAATGCCAACAACCAATATTTACAGAGCTTAAAGCATCCAAGAGACCTCTCGGAATGGTTTGAACAGTGGAGTCGTAGGCACGGATGTTATTTATTAGATACATGTAATTGCATAGAGTTCttttctccccagcagcacacagaggatgccctgggtgctgctgggtgatGGCAGATGCATTGCAAGGAGGGGGAAAGGGTTAAAGCCacgtgctgctgtctgtgctgaatCACTGCTGAGTGCCTGTCCTGTTTCCAGGCAGCTTGTAGCATGCATCTGATGTGAAACTTAAAAAAGGAGGAGTGTGCATCCAGGAAATAACACCAGGCGTGACCTAAGATGGGGTCTGCACCCTGGGGAGTTTGAGCTCCTCACAAAGCCAaggagctggggaaggaagcagctgaaaatgaatCACCACTGCATCTGACAGCCAGTCCAGCAAAGGCAAGCCTGGCTGTTGGCAGGACagctgaagaaagcaagcatCCGTGCACAGCGCAGCTCTGGACAGACATTGCTTGCTAGGTAAGCATGCTGCACTCCTGAGCTGCACAGACTCCCCCTGTGGCATCCCACCAGC
This sequence is a window from Excalfactoria chinensis isolate bCotChi1 chromosome 16, bCotChi1.hap2, whole genome shotgun sequence. Protein-coding genes within it:
- the SLC7A4 gene encoding cationic amino acid transporter 4 — translated: MARWLPRSTDLTRFCQKLNRVKTLEADMMETSFNRCLSTIDLTLLGIGGMVGSGLYVLTGTVAKEIAGPAVIVSFIIAGFASLLAALCYAEFGARVPKTGSAYMFTYVSVGEIWAFLIGWNVLLEYMIGGAAVARAWSGYLDSIFNHKIKNFTETHVGSWQVPFLAHYPDFLAAAILLVATAFISFGAKVSSWLNHVFSAISMGVILFILIMGFVLAQPKNWSAQEGGFAPYGLSGIMAGTATCFYAFVGFDVIAASSEEARNPQKAVPRAIAFSLGLATGAYILVSMVLTLMVPWHTLDPDSALADAFYRRGYSWAGFLVAAGSICAMNTVLLSNLFSLPRIVYAMAEDGLFFQVFSRVHPRTQVPVIGIVVFGLLMALLALVFDLEALVQFLSIGTLLAYTFVAASIIVLRFQQQKADGPAQPAGSQPNTEQREGIAAPELKEYESFSDKLQLVGSDKSKEHREPGQLKAAFEPYLEFLSDFYPGEVVTVAVVTLMVSAVCLCSILVFGNTHLHLPTWSYSLLLVLFSLGFVLSLLLIWAHEQQRSTQTFQIPLVPLSPALSIVLNIYLMLKLSYMTWLRFAIWLILGLLVYFGYGIWHSKENLREPRPQRVSARYVVFPSSSLEETVQAVQPSSQPAAGLPDTDTTEDKR